The nucleotide window GATGATCGGCATGGGTGCGCTGGTTTCCGCCTGGAGTCCAAGCTAGGCAGACCACCTTGGACCCTCGCGCCCAGGCGACGACCCAGCCAGCGCGGCAACTCGGCATCCTTCAGCCTCCGCCAGCACCCACTAACGTTCGGGCCATGCAGCCGAAGAGGGTGCCGGCAGCCATGACCTCTCCCAGCCAAGAGCCGTTGCCCACCGCTCGGCTCCTAACGGGCCCGCTGAGCACCGAGGCGGCCCTGGAACTCTTTGATCGGCTGGAGCCGGTGGCGGAGGAGAGCCTGATCGGCGCCTGGCGGGGCAGCAGCTATGCCACCGGCCATCCCTTCGATGGGCTGCTGGAGAACTGCCACTGGCATGGCAAACGCTTCGAGAGCTCAGAGGTCGTGCACCCGCTGGTGTTCCGCCGCGCCGGCGGACAACTGATCAGCCTTGAACCGCGACTGCTGATGCCGGGCCTGGGCGCTCTGGAGCGCATGCCCTGGCTGGGCGCGCCCTGGGTGGGGCGTCTGTTCCAGGCGCTGATGCCACTGCTGGCGACGGGGCAGTCGCGGGCCCGCCTGCGCCTCACGCGCTACCGGGGTGTGGAGTCGGCCACGATGCTCTACGACCACGCGCCGATCAACGACGTCTTCCGCCGGATCGACGACGACACCCTGCTGGGGCTGATGGACCTCAAGGGCCAGGAGCGGCCGTTCTTCTTCCTGTTGCGGCGGGAGAGCTGAACGGCGCCCCGATCAGGGCAGGTTGCCGGCCTGGCTCAGGCGGCCAGAAAGCGCCGGTTCACCTCGTTCCAGTTGATCAGATCCCACCAGGCGCTGATGTAGTCGGGGCGGCGGTTCTGGTACTGGAGGTAGTAGGCGTGCTCCCAGACATCGAGCCCGATCAGGGGGAGACCGCGCTCGAGGCCCGGCAGGTCCATCAGGGGATTGTCCTGGTTGGCGGTGCTGGTGATCGCCAGCTGGCCATCGCTCCTGCGGATCAACCAGGCCCAGCCCGAGCCAAAGCGGGCGGCGGCCGCCTGGTTGAACTGCTGCTGCAGGGCCTCCAGGCTGCCGAAGCTCGCGGCGATCGCCTGCTGGAGTTCAGGTGAGGGAGCTCCGCCCTGGCCTGCCGGTGCCATCACCGCCCAGAACTGACTGTGGTTCCAGTGGCCGCCGCCGTTGTTGCGCACCGCCGCAGGGAAGCGCCCCACCTGGGCCTGCAACGCCTCCAGCGACAGATCGCCCAGGCCCGGATTCGCGGCAATCTGGCCG belongs to Cyanobium sp. ATX 6F1 and includes:
- a CDS encoding DUF4334 domain-containing protein is translated as MTSPSQEPLPTARLLTGPLSTEAALELFDRLEPVAEESLIGAWRGSSYATGHPFDGLLENCHWHGKRFESSEVVHPLVFRRAGGQLISLEPRLLMPGLGALERMPWLGAPWVGRLFQALMPLLATGQSRARLRLTRYRGVESATMLYDHAPINDVFRRIDDDTLLGLMDLKGQERPFFFLLRRES
- a CDS encoding superoxide dismutase; its protein translation is MVLLGAALPAWATFELPPLPFPPAALEPAIDATTMTIHHDRHHAAYVSNLNGQIAANPGLGDLSLEALQAQVGRFPAAVRNNGGGHWNHSQFWAVMAPAGQGGAPSPELQQAIAASFGSLEALQQQFNQAAAARFGSGWAWLIRRSDGQLAITSTANQDNPLMDLPGLERGLPLIGLDVWEHAYYLQYQNRRPDYISAWWDLINWNEVNRRFLAA